In Bactrocera oleae isolate idBacOlea1 chromosome 5, idBacOlea1, whole genome shotgun sequence, a genomic segment contains:
- the LOC106616674 gene encoding uncharacterized protein has product MDLQQKNSREIRNNTARQQHGYSNNDNKSEPSIHAVQQHPHQQHRQSRLTLRSNFPHHNSNQQQHFWKQTPLQLQQQYLIEDRRKFDSSPTIRNSESALRRSNEAKNLESKKRVVKMLFVLVLEFFICWTPLYVINTIAMFIGPAIYEYIDYTSICFFQLLAYSSSCCNPITYCFMNASFRRAFLDTFKGLRMSSGTSRRIGEADFSSCVKRRKRTTGGGDSVSCTQFPALATNNSILLTNNTIIVPNINTAMQNSQIPQSN; this is encoded by the exons ATGGACTTACAACAAAAGAACTCGAGAGAAATTCGAAATAATACAGCAAGACAACAGCACGGTTACagcaacaatgataataagAGTGAGCCATCAATACATGCCGTACAGCAGCATCCGCATCAGCAGCATAGGCAGTCTCGTTTGACACTACGTTCCAATTTCCCGCATCATAACAGTAATCAGCAGCAACACTTTTGGAAACAAACTCCgctgcaactacaacaacaatatttgatTGAAGATCGTCGAAAATTCGACTCCTCACCAACCATACGAAATTCTGAATCCGCGCTGAGAAG GTCCAACGAGGCGAAAAATCTGGAAAGTAAAAAACGAGTTGTCAAAATGCTTTTCGTTTTGGTGCTGGAGTTCTTTATATGCTGGACGCCACTTTATGTGATCAACACCATTGCCATGTTTATCGGCCCAGCTATTTACGAGTATATCGACTACACATCTATCTGCTTTTTTCAATTGCTCGCGTACTCCTCAAGCTGCTGCAACCCTATAACGTATTGTTTTATGAATGCCAGCTTTCGGCGTGCATTTCTCGACACATTCAAAGGGCTGCGTATGAGCAGCGGCACTAGCAGAAGGATTGGCGAAGCAGACTTCAGCAGTTGTGTCAAACGACGAAAGCGGACGACCGGTGGTGGTGACAGTGTCAGCTGCACGCAGTTTCCAGCTCTCGCCACAAACAACTCAATTTTATTGAccaataatacaattattgtcCCGAACATCAACACAGCAATGCAGAACTCACAGATACCACAGAGTAATTGA